DNA from Acidobacteriota bacterium:
GCGCTCCCCGATTCCGAGCACCGAGGTGTCGACGTGGGTCGCACCCGCTTCCAGCGCGCAGAACGCGTTCGCAACGGCGCAGCCGGTGTCGTTGTGACCGTGGAACTCGATGTCGCAGTCCACTTCCCGGCGCAACCGCCGCACGAGGTCGTAGACCTGACGGGGACTCGCCACCCCCACGGTGTCCGCGACGCCCACGCGGTTCACGCCCACCGCGTTCACGGCGCGGTAGGCCCGGATCAGGTCGTCCAGATCGCTCCGGAAGGAGTCCTCGGTGCTGAAGCGGACCTCGACTTCGTGCGACCGGATGTACTGGACGACCTCGATCGCCGTCTCGATCACCTGGTCCATGCTCTTGCCGTGCGAGTACTCCCGGAGGTAGCGGGAGGTACCGAACACGACATCGATGCCATCGACGCCGGTCTCGAGCGCCAGCTTCGCGTCATCGAGATGGCAGCGCGTGTGAGTGAGCACCTTGGCGCGCAGGTCGAGATTCGCCACCCGCTCACAGTCGGCCCGGCTACGGCGGCTGGCCGCGGGAGAGGTCAACTCCAGGTACTCGACGCCGAAGGCGTCCAGCAGGCGCGCGATCTCCACCTTCTGGTCGCTGTCGAAGAAGGCATTGGCGAACTGCTCGCCTTCGCGCAGAGTCGACTCGATGATGGCTGGATGGGAGGGCATGGAGGGTTCCTCAGGTACAGAAAAGCCGGCGCATCCCTGAACTGGATGGCCGGCCGAGAAAGGTCGCTGCGTCGATCTCTAGGCGGTAGACACCCGGTCCTGTAGGCAGGGCTTCGCGCCCGGCTTGTGCAGCCGCCTGACCAGGGACGAACCGTGTGTCGTGTGATCCATGAGGGAGGACGCGGATTCTGCGTGCTCGGCCGTGCGAAAGTCAAGCTGCCCGCACCGGGCGCGTCGCCTCGAACGTCTCATAGAAGCTCCCGAAGCTCCTCGAACGCGCGGCGCGCCGTCACGATATGAGCGTCGGCATCCGCGCCGAGCCCACCGCCCAGGGTCCGCAAGCAGAGGTGAGTCAGGCCCTTCTCCCGCCATCCGCGGACGCGGTCCTGCCACTCGTGCTCACGCGGCCCTACGACGGCGACTCCCGCCTCCGTGCCGATGACCGCCGGGTCGCGGCCTGCGGCGCGGGCCGCGGCGGCAATGTCGGACGAGAGTTCGCCGAAGTCCTCCGGCGAGCACAGGACGAACCAGCCGTCTGCCTGCCGGCCGATCCTCCGGCGAATGCGCGGCACCGGCAAACCCCGCGCGCCGATCCAGATCGGAATCGGACGAGACGGCAGGGGATCGATGCCTGTACCCTGGACGATGTCCCAGCGGCCCTCGAAGTCGACCTCCGGCTCCGTCCAGAGGCGCCGCAACAGTTCGAGCTGTTCCTCGCAGCGGGCGCCCCGCGTGCCGAAGTCCTGCCCCAGCGCCCGATACTCCGCCTCGCTGCCGCCGACACCGACGCCGAGACGCACACCGCCCCCCGACAGCCGTTCGAGTGTCGCCAGTTGCTTCGCCAGCAGCACCGTCTGACGCGATGGCGTGACGATGACCGAAGGTACTAGCTCGATGTTCTCTACCATCGCGGCGACGTAAGCCAGCAGCACGAGGGGCTCGTGGAGGTGCCCGCTCTTCGGTCGTGCGACCAGATCCGGTACCCGCAGGTGCGTGTAGCCGAGCTCGTCGGCAGCCTGTGCGAACGCCTTGACCGCGCCGAGGTCGTCCTTCAGTTCGCGGACGGGTAGCGAAATGCCGACTCTCATGGGTGAACTCCTGCTGGTTCAGGCGCGACCGGCGACGGATCGTAGCAAGGACATAGACTCCGGGACCGCTGGTTCGTACGAATGACCGACGCACAGAAGATCTGGACCGGCACGGTCCTGCCGGAGTGGATCGACCACAACGGTCATATGAACGCCGGCTACTACCTGGTCGCCTTCGACGACGCGACCGGCCCATGGACCGCGTTTCTGGGGATCGACCGGACCTACCGCAGGTCGAAGCGGCGCTCCACGTTCTCGATCGACAGCCATCTCACCTGGCTGAGAGAACTGCCGGAGGGCGCGCCGATCGCGGTCGAAGCGGAACTCCTTGGCTTCGACGACAAGAAGTACCACACCTTCATGCGCATGCTGCACGCCGACGACGGCTACGTCGCCGCGACGCACGAGCTGCTGAGCATCCACATCGACCTCGATACACGGCGCAGCACGCCTCTGCCGCCCGAGATCCACGAGCGGATGAACGAAGTCCTCTCGAAGCAGCGCGCGATCGCCGAGCCCGGCGAGGTCGGACGCGTCATCCGCACCAAGCCGTGGCCGCCGGACGCGGCGCCCTGACTCGAGGAGCCCCTCGGCTCAGGCCGCGGCGGCCCGCGCCTGCTCGATCGCCGCCGTGCGCCGGTAGAGATAGAGCGGCAGCGCCAGCGACAGGCCGACCAGCAGGTTCGCCGCGACATGGACCCAGAGATGGCCGATGCGGTGACGGCGGCCGTCCGCGAACAGAAACACCCAGAACGCGGCGGACGACACGACGAGGTCGATGCTGAAGCCGGCCGCCACGGGATTGGCCGTCGCCGCGCCAACGAAGCCGGGCAGGTCGAGCCCGCCGTCGCCCAGGAGGAACCGCAGGAACTGCCAATACGGCAGCACCGTGCCCAGGACGCAGAGGAGGAGGTAGAAGCGCTTCATCGCAAGTCCTTTTCCGGCCGGTCGCACCGAAGAAAGTACCAGTTCGCGGGGCCGGGCGACGACACCGGTGCGGCGGCCGGCCGGTCGGCTACGATTCCTCCCATGACGACCCACGACGACTCCAGCGACTCCGACACCCCGATGACCCGCCGCACCCTGATCGCCGGCTCCGCCGGCGGCGCCGCCGCGCTCGCCGCGAAGCCGGGCGCCGCCGTGGCGGCTGAACACGACAGCCCGGCCTGGCCCGCGCCGGATTACGTCCGCACCAACGGCGGCCTCAGAATGGCCGTGTACGAGGCCGGGACCGAGGGCATACCCGTCGTGCTGAGCCACGGCTTCCCGGAGCTGGCCTACTCCTGGCGCCACCAGTTGCCGGCGCTTTCCGAGGCCGGATTCCGCGTGCTGGCGCCTGACCAGCGCGGCTACGGCAACACCCAGCGGCCCCTGGCGATCGAGGCCTACAACATCGCGGAACTCTGCGCCGACCTGGTCGGCCTGCTCGACGCCCGGGGCATCGCCAAGGCCGTCTTCGTCGGCCACGACTGGGGCGGCGGCGTGGTCTGGGCGATGCCGCGGCTGCACTCGGACCGTGTGCTCGGCGTGGTCGGCGTGAACACCCCGACTGGACCCCAGCCGCCTTCGCCGCCGATCGAGCTCCTCCGCCGGATGCGTGGCGAGGACAACTACGTCGTCGCGTTCCAGGAGCCCTGGAAGGCCGAGGAGGTGCTGGAAGCGGACGTCGAGAAGACCTTCCGCACCTTCATGCGGCGCGGCTCGTGGGACGCGGAGGAGT
Protein-coding regions in this window:
- a CDS encoding alpha/beta hydrolase; protein product: MAVYEAGTEGIPVVLSHGFPELAYSWRHQLPALSEAGFRVLAPDQRGYGNTQRPLAIEAYNIAELCADLVGLLDARGIAKAVFVGHDWGGGVVWAMPRLHSDRVLGVVGVNTPTGPQPPSPPIELLRRMRGEDNYVVAFQEPWKAEEVLEADVEKTFRTFMRRGSWDAEEFNKLPADAPERKFQLLEIIKHGSPEALRGELLLTDAELAHVVTTYQRTGFTGGVNWYRNIDRNWELMKGVDQKIDQPCLYIGAENDVVLPPSSADGIEALVPNIAKHTIRDCGHWTQQEQPEEFNRVLIGWLKATFA
- the lysS gene encoding homocitrate synthase; protein product: MPSHPAIIESTLREGEQFANAFFDSDQKVEIARLLDAFGVEYLELTSPAASRRSRADCERVANLDLRAKVLTHTRCHLDDAKLALETGVDGIDVVFGTSRYLREYSHGKSMDQVIETAIEVVQYIRSHEVEVRFSTEDSFRSDLDDLIRAYRAVNAVGVNRVGVADTVGVASPRQVYDLVRRLRREVDCDIEFHGHNDTGCAVANAFCALEAGATHVDTSVLGIGERNGITPLGGLVARLYAEDPEGVRDRYDLPLLREIENYVASLVKIDVPFNNYITGYTAFTHKAGIHAKAILNDPSTYEILDPADFGLDRYVHVAHRLTGWNAIKSRAEQLRLDLSDQQIKEITAHVKALADEKPLSLSDVDTLLREYHTAELVPAVAGVAG
- a CDS encoding TIGR03619 family F420-dependent LLM class oxidoreductase; the encoded protein is MRVGISLPVRELKDDLGAVKAFAQAADELGYTHLRVPDLVARPKSGHLHEPLVLLAYVAAMVENIELVPSVIVTPSRQTVLLAKQLATLERLSGGGVRLGVGVGGSEAEYRALGQDFGTRGARCEEQLELLRRLWTEPEVDFEGRWDIVQGTGIDPLPSRPIPIWIGARGLPVPRIRRRIGRQADGWFVLCSPEDFGELSSDIAAAARAAGRDPAVIGTEAGVAVVGPREHEWQDRVRGWREKGLTHLCLRTLGGGLGADADAHIVTARRAFEELRELL
- a CDS encoding DUF2834 domain-containing protein, whose translation is MKRFYLLLCVLGTVLPYWQFLRFLLGDGGLDLPGFVGAATANPVAAGFSIDLVVSSAAFWVFLFADGRRHRIGHLWVHVAANLLVGLSLALPLYLYRRTAAIEQARAAAA
- a CDS encoding thioesterase family protein; protein product: MTDAQKIWTGTVLPEWIDHNGHMNAGYYLVAFDDATGPWTAFLGIDRTYRRSKRRSTFSIDSHLTWLRELPEGAPIAVEAELLGFDDKKYHTFMRMLHADDGYVAATHELLSIHIDLDTRRSTPLPPEIHERMNEVLSKQRAIAEPGEVGRVIRTKPWPPDAAP